Genomic segment of Thiomonas sp. FB-Cd:
CCGTCACGATTGCCTTGGGTGTCGGCTGGCTCCTCGATGCCTTCGAGGTCACGATTGTCAACAATGTGATCGGCGTGTTCAAGGATCTTTGGCACTTGGACAATGCGCAAACATCCTGGATCCTGAGCACCTGGTTTGTCGGATTGATGATCGGCGCCTATGGCTTCGTCTTTCTGGCCGCTCGATTTGGGCGCAGGCGGCTTTTCCCGCTCACGCTGCTGAATTACGGCGTCTTTAACCTGCTGACGGCATTGGCCTGGAGCTACCCACCGCTCCTGGTTTTGCGCCTGCTCACCGCAGTCGGCATAGGTGCGGACTATTCGGCCATCAGTGAGTTCATCCCTTCGCGCAACCGCGGCAGGGCGAACGCGTCAGTGATGAATTTCTGGCCTCTGGGCGCCATCCTTGCTGCGCTGGGCTCCCTTTACGTGGTCAACCCGCTGCCTCCCGACATCGGCCAGCGAGTGGCATTCGGCTTTGGCGCCTTGGTGGCTGGGTCCCTGCATCGTTCACCCTCGGCAGTCTGTTCGCAACCGGAGCCTGGATTTCGCCTTATCCGACGTTTTCCCAACTCCTTCCCAACCAATTGGGCTCGAACGGCATCCGCATCTCGGTGGCCGTGCGGCGTCTCGGCGCCTTCGCTGCGCCATTGATCCTGACAGCCGTGGCCAAGGCCTATGGCATGGTCGCGGGATTGGTTTTGCTGGCGTCCGTCTGGGTAATTGGCGCGGTGACGATGATTCCATGGATCATGTACGGCGTCGAAGGCAAACGCCGCTCGCTCGAGGGGATGGTTGCCGGAGCACTGGCGTCATGACGAGGCTAGGCCATGAACCTATGGCGCCGCCGGGCCGCCACTGCCCGATGCGCTACCACGATGCCGCGCGTGCGTACGACTGCGCACCATGGTTCGAGGCCAAGACCCTGTACGTGGTCGCGGCGTTGTATGGCACTGTCGAGGCACTTGAGGTTGTGCTGGTCATGCAGCAAGCCGAGTCGCGGCATGGCTGCCCTGTCACGCTCATGTTCAACGGTGATTTCCACTGGTTCGACGTGGACGCCGAGAGTTTCGCGCGCATCAGCGAGGTCGTGCTCGACCATGCGGCAATTTGCGGCAACGTCGAGATGGAACTCGGTACCCCAAACGATGGTGCCGGCTGCGGGTGCGCCTATCCCGATGACGTGTCCGACGCCCTGGTCCTGCGCTCCAACCGCGTCATGCAGCGCGTGTATGCGCAGGCCGCGAATGTGCCCGAGATCTCGCAGCGGCTGGCGGCTCTACCGATGCACGCCACGATCTGGATCGGTAAGGGCGCATCGGCATCGTGCATGGCGACGCGCATTCGCTTGCCGATTGGGAGTTCGCCGTCGAAAACCTCAAACACGGCACCGGACAGGTGCAAGCTGATAACCGCCTGGACCAAATCCGAGCTAGATTCCGGCAAGCGCAGGTCAGCGCCTTTTGCTCGTCACATACTTGCCTGCCCGCGGCCTTCGCCTTCGAGGTCGACGGTCAAGAGCGCCTGATCATCAACAATGGCGCCGCTGGCATGCCCAATTTCCGGGACACGTCGCTCGGCGTGCTGACTCGGATTTCAGTTCGTGCTGACGCGCCTCTCGACAGTCTCTATGGCATTGATTTGGGTGGCCTGCGCTGCGATGCGCTGCCCATCCGCTTGGACGAGCGCGCGTGGCAACGCCGCTTTCTGCGCAACTGGCCTATCGGGACCGATGCCCACGCCTCTTACTTCGCGCGCATCATGCATGGACCTGACTTCGAACTCACCCAGGTCATAGCTGGCGGCGGTGTCCGGCAAACGGCCTTGTTACCCCAACCTTCGCGCGATTGATCTTGGAAGATGGCATTCGGCTGGGCAGGGCCCGCCTTGCGTGTTAAAGGTGACGCGCGAATCCCCAATTCCAAGCATCGGCAAAGATCTCCACTATTTTGTTCTATATTGTTCAGAAGAGGAACGATGACTCATGCCGAGACCCCGAACCTTTGATCAAGACACCGTCATCGATGCCGCAGTCGGCGCATTCTGGCAAGGCGGGTTGGGCGCAACCAGCGTTGACGACGTGCTTCAGGCCACGGGGCTGGCGCGTTCATCGCTGTACAGCAGCTTTGGCAACAAAAATGACATCCTGCGGCTGGCGATCGACCGTTACGTCGATCGCCAGATTGTGGAGTTGGATCAGGCATTTCGAGGCCGCTCTCTGCACGAAGCGCTCGAGGGTATTTTTCTAGACATCGCGCGTCGCAACAACGATGGCAGAGGCTGTTTGCTGATCAACAGCGTGAATGAGTTGCGGGGTGCGGACGACGGAGCAGCCCAGGCGGTGCGCTCGGGCTTCGCACGCATGGCCAAGAACATTGCGAAATTGGTCGAGCGTGCGCAGCCGCATCAGGAGAGCCCGGCCGGCATTGCCGCCGAAATCATCGGCGCCATCGCCGGTCTGCGTACTTTGCAAAAAACCGGATTACCCCCTGCAGTGGTACGTGAGACGGCTCGGCGCTTCGCACGCAATATCGCTGAGCGCTAATTTTTTTCACAATTACGGAACATTCGTTCCATAATATTCCAGCCTGTGTTTTCCACAGGTCCAACCCGCGCCATGAAACGCAATGACCAAGGACATGCCATGACATCGCCGGTCGCAACGTTAAACCTTCCGTCCCACACCGTGGAGTCGACGCAGGGCAAGGCCCGCGAAATGCTCGAAACCGCCAAGGCGCGCTTAGAGTTCGTCCCGACGATGTATGCCAATATGGTCAATTCCCCGGGGCTGCTCGAAACGTATCTCCTTGGCTACGAGCGTTTCCGCGAACATGGCGGCTTCACCCCAGCCGAACAAGAGGTTGTGTTCCTCACCATCAGCCGCTTCCATGGGTGCACTTACTGCATGGCGGCGCACAGCAGGATTGCGGAAAGGCTGTCCAAGGTCCCGGCCGCCGTCCTCCAAGCCGTGCGCACGGGTACCGCCATTCCCGCTGCCAAACTGGCGGCGCTGTCAGCATTTGCGCACATCATGGTTGAAAGCCGCGGCAGCCCGACCCGCGCGCATTTGCAAGCCTTTCGTGTTGCGGGCTACTCCGATCGTCATGCCTTGGAAATCGTGCTTGCCTTGGCGGTGAAGACCCTATTGCTCCGGCCCTGTGAAGTATTAAGCTGCGTAGCGAACATGCCGGTCCTGGAAGTAGCTCATCACACGCTGCGGGTTTTGTTCCAGCCTCGCCATGTGGTCGTTGGCAGCTTCGCGTAACTTGGCCTTGGTTCGCACCGGCACGCGTTTGCCCATTTCCTGTTTGAGATCGGCGTTGAGCCTCTCCTCAGGGTTGAGTTGGGGGCTGTAGCTGGGCAGGTAAAACAGCTCGATCTGAGCGTGATGCAAGGCCACCCACGCCTTCACCAACTTGCTGTGATGCACCCTCAGGTTGTCCAGAATCAGGAACACCTTCCTGCCCGCATCCTGGATCAACGCCTGCAAGAACTCAATCAACTTGTCGGCATCAAACGCCTCGTCGATGATCATCCAGCGGGTCTTGCCCTGGTTGGTCACCGTGGCGATCATCGAGAGCTTCTGGCGCGTGCCGCCCACCGCCATCGCCACGGGGGTTTTGCCCGCAGGGGCAAAGCTTCTGCCGCGCACGTCCGTGTTGACCAGCGCGGTTTCGTCTCCCCAGTGAATTTCCCCGCCCTCAGCCCTGGCGCGCTGCTCAATGGCGGGGTATTCCCCCTCCAGCCAAGCCTGCACCGCCGCAGGGCTTTGCTCATAGGCTCGCTTGATGGGCTTTTGCGGCGTAAAGCCCCAGCGGGTGAGGTACTTTCCAACGCTGCGCACCTGCAGTTTGATGTCGAACTCCTGTTCAATGAGCTGCATCACTGCAGCGCGGCTCCACAGGTGAAAGTCCATCTTGAGTTGCTCGGGACGCGTGTCAATGATCAGGCGCTGGATCGTCTCTTCTTGCGCTTGACTGAGCACCCGACCGTCGCCTCTGGCGCGTCCCCGCCGAGTCGGTCGGATGGCGCTCCAGCCGCCGGCCTCGTACAAGTCGATGGCCGCTCGAACCGGCGGGTAACTCAGCCCCGTCATGTCCACGATCTGCATGATCTTGACGCCCCGCTTGTGCAACCTCACGACTTGCTTGCGCCGCTCGTGAAGTTGCTCGAGTGTTTGCTTTCTTGCGTTTTCTTTTTCCATCATCAATGGATCAAGAAACTTTCCGAAAGTTCATATTTTATTGGGCCTTATCTATAAGCAACTTCTCGAATCACTTGATGCACACTGAAGTCGACCCGGCGTTCCAGCCTTACGCTTGGGCGGCCTGATCGTGCAGTCAAATCATGGTCCCCGCCTGCGTGGGGAAATTTACGCGCAGGCCTTCTCGGCCAGAAACCAGGAGTTTGCAATGCGTCCAGAATTGATCTCGATTGACGCCGTCGTCTTTGACGCCTATGGCACGCTGTTCGACACGGCCAGCGCCGCGCGCCGTCATGCCGCGCACCTCGGGGAGCGCTGGACCGCGCTGGCGCAGCTCTGGCGCGACAAGCAATTGCAATACACCTGGCTGCGCGCACTGAGCGGCCAATGGGCCGATTTCCAGACGGTGACGTCCGATGCACTCGACTTCGCGATGGACAGTCTTGGCCTCGTGGATACGAACTTGCATGCCGATTTGATGCACGCGTATCTCACACCCGATCCATTTCCCGATGTTGCAGACACACTGCATCGTCTGCAGCAAAGCGGCAAGCGCTTGGGCATTTTGTCCAATGGCAGTGCACCGATGCTCGCTGCGGCCGTGCAGCATGCCGGACTCGAGGCCCTGTTGTCTGCCGTCTTGTCGGTCGACCGCGTGCGGACGTTCAAGCCCCACCCTGGGGTGTACCAACTTGCGGTGGACGCCTTCGAACTGCCTGCCCATCGCATGCTCTTCGTTTCCTCCAACGGCTGGGACGCATGGTGTGCCAAGGCTTATGGGTTTCGCGTCGCGTGGTGCAACCGCGGCGGCCTCACGCCAGAGCGCCTGCCGGCTTCGCCAGACCAGACGATCCCGGGACTGGCGCCCCTGCCGTCCCTTTTGCGATGAAAAACCATGTTTGTCCAGGATCTGAGCCAGCCTTTCGAGCGCGTGATGACATGCAGCGTGAGCGAACTTCTTCTCTGGCTCCCGGCGGCTCTGCCTGGCGCCCGCATTGAGATCGACGCAGCTGCGAAGCACTGCGAGCACGGTTCGACGGCGGCATCTTCGCGCTGCGCTGGACAGTGTTGCCCGAGCGCCGGATTGGCGCCCTGCGTCTGCCGCAACTGCATTTGCACCTTTCCTATCAAGGACTGGGCCGCAATGCGCGCGAGGGCGTTCAACAAGCCTTTGATCGCGCCACGCAGCGTGGCGGCGGCTGATCACCTTGCCTGCTGACGCCTGGCATGTTGATGGGGTCGGCGCGACACCACCATGATTGTCTCGCATCGGCGTCTGGATTTTGGGTGCGACGCGACGAACATGGAGGAGTCGTGTGCCCTAGCGCGATCGTGAATGCGCCACGAGGTCCAGGGGTGCGCTTCGACACTGCGATGCCTGCCCACACCGCGATCAGGAGATTCTCATGCTGCAGTCAACCAAACCCCGTCTTGGCATGGTCGCTTCCGAAGCCGTGTGCGCGCTCGCCCTGGGCCGCGCGCCTGCAGCGCGGGCGGATTACGTCAAGCCCACCATTCATCACGCGCCCTGTCGAACGGATGGTCGTACCCATCACAAGTCCCGACCCCGGGGATCTGGGGGTTCAAGTTGAACAACATCGCCAATAGCGAAAATGGCATCAAGGACTGGAGGCCCAAGCGCGAGGCGCACGTTGTCTTCTACGGACCTGGCCTCAACCTGCTGGAGGAGCCCATGGATCCCGAATTGCAGAGCAAGGTGGATCAATTGCGTGGGAAAGGTGTTCGCTTTGACCCGGTGCGCTACAAGCCCCCCGGATCGCAAGGACGCAGCTTGTCGCGCAGCGGGTCAGACAGCACTGCACGATCGCTGAACGTCGCCGGTGCTCACGCCTCTGGGGACTCGGGCGCATAATTCGGCTTTATCCTGAAAGTAATCACACTTGATGAACACCCAATCTCCAGCTTTTGACGCCGCCATCGAGCCCATTCAGCGCTACAGCGATCTGGGACTGGACGCGCGGCTTCTCAAAGCTGTTGCCGACATGGGGTACGAAACGCTCACGCCGATTCAACAGCGAGCCATCCCCATCGTACTGTCAGGGCGCGATGTCATGGGTGCAGCGCAGACCGGTACCGGCAAAACGGCGGCGTTTTCGCTGCCCATCCTCCAAAAGCTCCTGCCATTGGCCTCCACCAGTGTCTCTCCGGCCCGCCACCCGGTGCGTGCGTTGGTGCTGGCTCCCACGCGTGAACTGGCCGACCAGGTTTTCACCAACATCCAGGCCTATGCACGGCACACGCCGTTACGCAGCACGTGCGTGTTCGGGGGCATGGACATGGCGCCACAGACGGCGGCGTTGCGGCTGGGCGTGGAACTGCTGGTGGCAACCCCAGGACGGCTGCTCGATCATCTGGAAGCCAAGACAGTCAACCTTTCGCAGGTGCAGTTCGTTGTCCTGGACGAAGCCGATCGCATGTTGGACATTGGCTTCCTGCCCGACTTGCAGCGCATCTTGGCCTATTTGCCCAAGCAACGCACGACGTTGCTGTTCTCGGCTACCTTCTCGGGAGAAATCAAGCGCCTGGCGCAAAGCTATCTGCAGGATCCGGTGTTGGTGGAGGTGGCACGACCCAATGCGACGGCCACGAATGTCGAGCAGTTGGTCTACAAGGTCACCGAAGACAGCAAGCACGCCGCACTCCTGCAGCTGCTGCGCGAGCATGATCTCAAGCAGACCCTCGTCTTCGTCAACAGCCGATTGGGTGCGAGCAGATTGGCGCGCATCCTCGAGCGCGATGGGCTCAAGGCGCAGGCGATGCACGGCGACAAGTCTCAGGCGGAGCGCTTGGCCACGCTGGACGCGTTCAAGCGCAACGAGGTCGAAGTGCTTGTTGCAACGGATGTGGCGGCTCGAGGTTTGGACATTGTCGAGTTACCAGGTGTGATCAATTACGACGTGCCATTCAGCGCCGAGGACTATGTGCACCGCATTGGGCGCACGGGCCGCGCAGGGGCGTCGGGCCTCGCAATCACGCTGGCCACGGAACGCGACAGCCGGTCGCTCGGCGATATCGAAAAGCTCATCAAGCGCGGAATTGAAGTGCGCACCCTAGCGCTGGAGCCGCGCTCCAGCCGGCGCCCGGCACCTGCGGAGCGCGGGACTGTCGTCACCTCCACGACTGCGCCTGGACGTCATGGCAGCAGTCCCCGCACGGCCGCGCGTGATCCATGGTTCGACAAACCCTACGAAGCGGATCCGGACGCCAAACCGGCTTGGGAAGACAGCACCAGTCTGCCAGCCCGTGGCGCCATGTCGTCGAACATCCGCCAACGTCGTAAAGTCGCTGCCCTTCTCGGCGGCAAGCCTTCAACGAAGTAAATCGTCGCCGAGGCTCGCGCGCGGCGACTGTCGGCGGCCTTGGCGCCATTGCGCAACCGACGATTGCAAAAGCTCGCCCAGCGTCTTCCCCGCAGGCCTGAGGCCGAGATGCGTCGCGGCTGCACATATGGCCTGGTACCCGGGCACGAAAGGCTGCGCGCCATCCTGCTTGGAAAGCTTGCGTCCATGCCCATCGCGCACAAGCGCAACGTGCAAATACGATGGCGTGGGCAAGCGCAGCGCGCGTTGCAGCAGGATTTGCCTGGCCGTTGACGCGGCAAGATCTTCGCCGCGTACGACGTGGTTGACGCCCTGCGCCGCATCATCGACCACCACGGCAAGCTGGTAAGCCCACAGACCATCCGCCCTCTTGAGCACGAAATCGCCGGTGATCCTGTCAACCTGTTCGAGCCGTTCCCCCAAACGAGCATCCACCCACCGCACAAGGCACTGGTCGGCATCGGGCAAGCGCAGCCGCCACGCTCGCGCCTTGCGTCCAGCGAGGCCTGCTCGGCAGGTTCCGGGATAAACGCGCTCGCCCAAGGGCTGGATTTCATGGCCCTGCCCACGCAGGGTCCCTTCAATGTCCGTGCGGGAGCACGCACAGGGGTAGGCCTGCCGGCCGGCAAGCAGGTTCTCCAGCGCAGCGTCGTAGGCCGTGGTGCGCTGGGACTGCCACCACACGGGTCCATCCGGTACAAGCCCGCAGCCGGCGAGCTGCCGAAGGATCTCGGCATCGGCACCCGGCTTGCAACGCTGCGCGTCGATGTCCTCGATGCGCACCACCCACTGACCGTCGTGCGCCCTTGCGTCGAGCCAGGAGGCCAGCGCTGCCGCCAACGAACCCCGGTGCAGTGCACCTGTTGGGGATGGAGCAAATCGCCCGACGTAACTCACGGCCCACAACGCATCAACGTGGAAGGCATGCGCCCCGGGCCGCTGCAGCCGCCGCAATGCGGCGACCATGCGTACGGGCCGCGCCCATGCTGGCTCAATACTTCAGATAGTGATCGACCAGCATCGCGGCAAACAGCAGGGAGAGGTAAACAATCGAATACCGGAACATCTTGCGTGCGAGCATGTCGCTATACCGCTGCTTCAGCTCCC
This window contains:
- a CDS encoding carboxymuconolactone decarboxylase family protein; the protein is MLETAKARLEFVPTMYANMVNSPGLLETYLLGYERFREHGGFTPAEQEVVFLTISRFHGCTYCMAAHSRIAERLSKVPAAVLQAVRTGTAIPAAKLAALSAFAHIMVESRGSPTRAHLQAFRVAGYSDRHALEIVLALAVKTLLLRPCEVLSCVANMPVLEVAHHTLRVLFQPRHVVVGSFA
- a CDS encoding MFS transporter is translated as MVRGPLDAASPQYGVKGALITHCNLAERLDRVRWNRFHATVTIALGVGWLLDAFEVTIVNNVIGVFKDLWHLDNAQTSWILSTWFVGLMIGAYGFVFLAARFGRRRLFPLTLLNYGVFNLLTALAWSYPPLLVLRLLTAVGIGADYSAISEFIPSRNRGRANASVMNFWPLGAILAALGSLYVVNPLPPDIGQRVAFGFGALVAGSLHRSPSAVCSQPEPGFRLIRRFPNSFPTNWARTASASRWPCGVSAPSLRH
- the gluQRS gene encoding tRNA glutamyl-Q(34) synthetase GluQRS, which translates into the protein MVAALRRLQRPGAHAFHVDALWAVSYVGRFAPSPTGALHRGSLAAALASWLDARAHDGQWVVRIEDIDAQRCKPGADAEILRQLAGCGLVPDGPVWWQSQRTTAYDAALENLLAGRQAYPCACSRTDIEGTLRGQGHEIQPLGERVYPGTCRAGLAGRKARAWRLRLPDADQCLVRWVDARLGERLEQVDRITGDFVLKRADGLWAYQLAVVVDDAAQGVNHVVRGEDLAASTARQILLQRALRLPTPSYLHVALVRDGHGRKLSKQDGAQPFVPGYQAICAAATHLGLRPAGKTLGELLQSSVAQWRQGRRQSPRASLGDDLLR
- a CDS encoding haloacid dehalogenase type II translates to MRPELISIDAVVFDAYGTLFDTASAARRHAAHLGERWTALAQLWRDKQLQYTWLRALSGQWADFQTVTSDALDFAMDSLGLVDTNLHADLMHAYLTPDPFPDVADTLHRLQQSGKRLGILSNGSAPMLAAAVQHAGLEALLSAVLSVDRVRTFKPHPGVYQLAVDAFELPAHRMLFVSSNGWDAWCAKAYGFRVAWCNRGGLTPERLPASPDQTIPGLAPLPSLLR
- a CDS encoding TetR/AcrR family transcriptional regulator; translated protein: MPRPRTFDQDTVIDAAVGAFWQGGLGATSVDDVLQATGLARSSLYSSFGNKNDILRLAIDRYVDRQIVELDQAFRGRSLHEALEGIFLDIARRNNDGRGCLLINSVNELRGADDGAAQAVRSGFARMAKNIAKLVERAQPHQESPAGIAAEIIGAIAGLRTLQKTGLPPAVVRETARRFARNIAER
- a CDS encoding DEAD/DEAH box helicase, translated to MNTQSPAFDAAIEPIQRYSDLGLDARLLKAVADMGYETLTPIQQRAIPIVLSGRDVMGAAQTGTGKTAAFSLPILQKLLPLASTSVSPARHPVRALVLAPTRELADQVFTNIQAYARHTPLRSTCVFGGMDMAPQTAALRLGVELLVATPGRLLDHLEAKTVNLSQVQFVVLDEADRMLDIGFLPDLQRILAYLPKQRTTLLFSATFSGEIKRLAQSYLQDPVLVEVARPNATATNVEQLVYKVTEDSKHAALLQLLREHDLKQTLVFVNSRLGASRLARILERDGLKAQAMHGDKSQAERLATLDAFKRNEVEVLVATDVAARGLDIVELPGVINYDVPFSAEDYVHRIGRTGRAGASGLAITLATERDSRSLGDIEKLIKRGIEVRTLALEPRSSRRPAPAERGTVVTSTTAPGRHGSSPRTAARDPWFDKPYEADPDAKPAWEDSTSLPARGAMSSNIRQRRKVAALLGGKPSTK
- a CDS encoding IS630 family transposase — its product is MEKENARKQTLEQLHERRKQVVRLHKRGVKIMQIVDMTGLSYPPVRAAIDLYEAGGWSAIRPTRRGRARGDGRVLSQAQEETIQRLIIDTRPEQLKMDFHLWSRAAVMQLIEQEFDIKLQVRSVGKYLTRWGFTPQKPIKRAYEQSPAAVQAWLEGEYPAIEQRARAEGGEIHWGDETALVNTDVRGRSFAPAGKTPVAMAVGGTRQKLSMIATVTNQGKTRWMIIDEAFDADKLIEFLQALIQDAGRKVFLILDNLRVHHSKLVKAWVALHHAQIELFYLPSYSPQLNPEERLNADLKQEMGKRVPVRTKAKLREAANDHMARLEQNPQRVMSYFQDRHVRYAA